One region of Strongyloides ratti genome assembly S_ratti_ED321, chromosome : X genomic DNA includes:
- a CDS encoding Pre-B-cell leukemia transcription factor 4: protein MSLNSFDELLNNVYRLTEQDDYDGMAANRQIIENYLINNRYSYALQSIFQQLKNRSFTTSEVQFNQDMIIKNKVLDNKIEQICFNQRNCAFSDDQYDRSLANKNIELVNHYTNISNNFENDAQKLRITLQETLNAQSYIRPITENDKCKAFNNIEKKISINSGLLKEELLNYLMYINVQHNKKRGRRNFSKEATAILEKYFSEHIDRPYPDEHDKLLLAEKCNLTTTQITNWFGNKRIRCMRKKKITNEKE, encoded by the exons atgagtttaaattcatttgatgagttattaaataatgtttatcGTCTTACTGAACAAGATGATTATGATGGTATGGCTGCTAATAGacaaattattgaaaattatttaattaataatagatATAGTTATGCTTTACAAAGTATATttcaacaattaaaaaatcgTTCATTTACAACATCTGAGGTACAATTTAATCAAgatatgattataaaaaataaagtattagataataaaata gAACAAATATGTTTTAATCAAAGAAATTGTGCCTTTTCAGATGATCAGTATGATCGTTCATtagcaaataaaaatattgaattgGTTAATcattatacaaatatatcaaataattttgagAATGATGCACAAAAATTAAGGATTACACTTCAAGAAACTTTAAATGCTCAATCATATATAAGACCTATAactgaaaatgataaatgtaaagcatttaataatattgaaaaaaaaatatctattaatagtggtttattaaaagaagaattattaaattatttaatgtatataaatgttcaacataataaaaaacgtggaagaagaaatttttctaaagaAGCAACAGCAAtacttgaaaaatattttagtgaACATATAGATAGACCATATCCTGATGAgcatgataaattattacttgcagaaaaatgtaatttaacTACAACACAAATAACTAATTGGTTTGGTAATAAACGTATAAGATGTatgaggaaaaaaaaaattactaatgaaaaagaataa